One Littorina saxatilis isolate snail1 linkage group LG1, US_GU_Lsax_2.0, whole genome shotgun sequence genomic window carries:
- the LOC138964792 gene encoding UPF0434 protein Sde_1297-like gives MASAGAKAGHFAMLTRTAWSTLIRSKRSSFLSLTTTTNTRMLSQDSGASNLKQNQIFDEKMLEHLVCPLSKKDLRYDKEKNELVCDELGVAYPIVNGIPNLVPQDARMLKNDSADSPKS, from the exons ATGGCGTCTGCTGGAGCCAAAGCAG GCCATTTTGCCATGCTGACCAGAACTGCATGGAGTACACTGATCAGGAGCAAGAGAAGCAGTTTCCTCAGTCtgacaacaacgacaaacacacGAATGCTGTCCCAGGACAGTGGTGCATCAAATTTAAAACAGAACCAGATATTTGACGAAAAGATGCTGGAACATTTAGTGTGTCCTTTATCCAAGAAAGACCTTAG ATATGACAAGGAGAAGAATGAACTTGTTTGTGACGAGCTAGGAGTTGCCTACCCTATTGTCAACGGAATCCCAAACCTTGTTCCCCAGGATGCTCGCATGTTGAAGAATGACTCCGCCGACTCGCCAAAAAGCTGA